A segment of the Chryseobacterium scophthalmum genome:
TTAAAAGAAACGATTAATAAAATTGCGGCTAATCAGAAAAAGGTCATCAACATTCCTTATATTCAGGATGTAGTTTGCGATTATTTCGGAATTAAAAGAGAGCAGCTTTTATCTAAAACAAGAAAAAGAGAAATTGCACTTCCGAGACAATTGGCGATGTATTTTTCAAAAGAATATACCAACGCTACTTTCAGCAAAATTGGTGAAGAAATGGGAGGAAAAGACCACTCAACGGTAATGTACGCTTGCGATACCATTAAAGATGTTTCTAAAATAGATAAAGAAATTAAGAAATACGTAAAAGACTTAACAGAAAAAATCAAAAATTAATTCTGTACAAAATATTTATAGAAAGGAGAATAGGCTTATTCTCCTTTTTTATTTAGCTTTGTTTGAAGAAATATTATTAATTAAATTTTTAAATGATATTGAAATGAAAATTTTAATGGTCTGTCTCGGAAATATTTGCAGAAGTCCTTTAGCAGAAGGAATTATGAGATCAAAACTTCCTGAAGATTTTATAGTAGATTCAGCCGGAACAATTGATATGCATCAGGGAAGCAATCCTGATAAAAGATCGGTAAAAACCGCTGCTAAATACGGAATTGATATTTCAAAACAACTTTCCCGACCAATTATGACAGAAGATTTAAATCATTTTGATAAAATTTACTGTATGGATTTGAGTAATTTAAAAAATGTAATTTCTTTGGCTCAAAACGAAGAGCAGCGAAGCAAAATTTCATTATTGATGGAAGCTGCTGATCTCAATCATGCTTC
Coding sequences within it:
- a CDS encoding low molecular weight protein-tyrosine-phosphatase; this encodes MKILMVCLGNICRSPLAEGIMRSKLPEDFIVDSAGTIDMHQGSNPDKRSVKTAAKYGIDISKQLSRPIMTEDLNHFDKIYCMDLSNLKNVISLAQNEEQRSKISLLMEAADLNHASGEVPDPYWDGIDGFEKVYHQLDEACEKIAEKLLISKTQNS